One genomic window of Polyangiaceae bacterium includes the following:
- a CDS encoding alpha-hydroxy acid oxidase has product MTTLLNLADYEAAAEKRLSRAAWDYYRSGSGDEATLAENRAAFARVKLLHRVLVDVSERNASCRLLGHALKAPIVVAPTAFHRLACDDGELATARAASAQGSLMILSSLSNTPVEAVAAAAGPIWFQLYVYRDRGVTRALVERVKQAGVRALVLTVDAPLLGRRERDVRNGFELPSHLSVANALPHGMGAVEAKGAESGLARYFAEMLDPSLTWADVEWLREVSDLPIVVKGIVRPDDAVRAFDHGARAVVVSNHGGRQLDGGVATIDALPRVADAVAGRGPLLLDGGVRRGVDALRALCLGATAVLIGRPVLWGLAVDGQAGAERVLDLLREELDLAMALIGARSLGELSRELVA; this is encoded by the coding sequence GTGACGACCCTACTCAATCTGGCGGACTACGAGGCGGCCGCAGAAAAGCGCCTTTCGCGCGCAGCGTGGGACTACTACCGCAGCGGTTCGGGGGACGAGGCGACGCTCGCGGAGAACCGCGCGGCTTTCGCGCGGGTGAAGCTGCTGCATCGTGTGCTGGTGGACGTCAGCGAGCGGAACGCCAGCTGTCGGCTCTTGGGGCACGCGCTGAAGGCGCCGATCGTCGTGGCGCCGACGGCGTTTCATCGCCTTGCTTGCGATGACGGCGAGTTGGCCACGGCTCGGGCGGCGAGCGCGCAGGGCAGCCTGATGATCCTCTCCAGCTTGAGCAACACGCCCGTGGAAGCAGTTGCGGCCGCCGCGGGCCCGATTTGGTTTCAGCTCTACGTCTATCGCGATCGTGGCGTGACCCGCGCCCTGGTCGAGCGCGTGAAGCAAGCCGGCGTGCGCGCCTTGGTGCTGACCGTGGACGCTCCGCTGCTTGGTCGGCGGGAGCGGGACGTGCGCAACGGCTTCGAGCTGCCGTCGCATCTGTCGGTGGCCAACGCGCTTCCGCACGGCATGGGCGCGGTGGAAGCGAAGGGCGCGGAGTCGGGTCTGGCGCGCTACTTCGCCGAGATGCTCGACCCGTCGCTGACCTGGGCCGACGTGGAGTGGCTGCGCGAAGTTTCCGATCTGCCCATCGTGGTCAAGGGCATCGTGCGGCCCGACGATGCGGTGCGCGCCTTCGATCACGGTGCTCGCGCCGTCGTGGTCTCGAACCACGGCGGGCGTCAGCTGGACGGCGGCGTTGCCACCATCGACGCGCTGCCGCGCGTCGCCGACGCGGTCGCGGGGCGGGGACCCCTGTTGCTCGATGGCGGCGTTCGTCGCGGTGTCGACGCGCTCCGAGCGCTCTGTCTCGGCGCGACGGCGGTGCTCATCGGGCGCCCGGTGCTCTGGGGGCTCGCGGTGGATGGCCAGGCCGGCGCAGAGCGCGTGCTCGACTTGCTGCGAGAGGAACTGGATCTCGCGATGGCGCTGATCGGCGCGCGAAGTCTGGGTGAGCTATCGCGGGAGTTGGTGGCGTAG
- a CDS encoding queuosine precursor transporter: protein MGFDARMRLFLVLAAVFVTCLLVGDIIGGKLVQTTLGGQTLTLTVGMIPFPVTFLLTDLLNEFYGKRAARLVTWIGFAMATLAYVFIFIAGAVPIAQLTRDMGWQGVTEESFNRVFLSSQRMIVASLTAYLVAQLVDIWVFHLLRTRTAGRFLWLRATGSTAVSQLVDTVAINLVAWVGLLGPGQIASIVVSSYVVKLVIAIGLTPLIYAGHGIVERVFGIEPVAAIAAETAE from the coding sequence GTGGGATTCGACGCTCGCATGCGCCTCTTCTTGGTGCTGGCGGCGGTATTCGTCACCTGCCTGCTCGTGGGCGACATCATTGGCGGCAAGCTGGTGCAGACGACCCTGGGCGGTCAGACCCTGACGCTGACCGTGGGCATGATCCCGTTCCCGGTGACGTTCTTGCTCACGGACTTGCTGAACGAGTTCTACGGCAAGCGGGCAGCGCGTCTGGTGACGTGGATAGGCTTCGCGATGGCCACCCTGGCCTACGTCTTCATCTTCATCGCGGGGGCAGTGCCCATCGCACAACTGACACGAGACATGGGTTGGCAGGGCGTGACCGAGGAGTCCTTCAATCGCGTGTTCCTCAGCTCCCAGCGCATGATCGTTGCGTCGCTGACGGCGTATCTCGTGGCGCAGTTGGTGGACATCTGGGTGTTTCACTTGCTGCGGACGCGCACGGCAGGGCGCTTCTTGTGGCTGCGCGCCACGGGGTCGACCGCCGTCAGTCAGCTAGTCGACACCGTCGCCATCAACCTGGTGGCCTGGGTCGGCCTGCTGGGTCCCGGGCAGATCGCGAGCATCGTGGTCAGTAGCTACGTCGTGAAGCTCGTCATCGCCATTGGGCTCACGCCCCTGATCTACGCCGGGCACGGCATCGTGGAGCGCGTGTTCGGCATCGAGCCCGTGGCGGCAATCGCCGCGGAAACGGCCGAATGA
- a CDS encoding diguanylate cyclase yields MASLFQDLPRLSSAPPISEREPRVLAVVPHTERQEFLEQALADQGFDLFLVSEADEVIRLSAEYEPDLVLLDVEQREMSGLEVCGDLKAQEGRGTVPVMLLSFSPADEALIAHGLLAGADDFIADAARLQELRARVRVQLRHKRHLDTLQRVRSERDLLKRDAHVDPLTGLSNRRALERGAQDRVDARERFGVLFIDADHFKAVNDRFGHQVGDRVLVAIADVLKAGLRPGDSVGRYGGEEFVVLVAGAGPEAARLVAERLRRSVEKLVPPAGVEGVTVSIGTAVFDPRDEGDTAQAAMRRADVALYASKAGGRNCVTMYSPAQETPRSSRQPQRSARVPGQISGGTR; encoded by the coding sequence GTGGCCTCCCTGTTTCAAGATCTGCCCCGTTTGTCGAGCGCGCCCCCGATCTCCGAGCGTGAACCGAGGGTCTTGGCCGTGGTGCCACACACGGAGCGCCAGGAGTTCCTCGAGCAGGCACTGGCGGACCAGGGCTTCGACCTGTTCCTGGTCAGCGAAGCCGACGAGGTGATTCGCCTGAGTGCCGAGTATGAACCCGACCTGGTGCTGCTCGATGTCGAACAGAGAGAGATGAGCGGTTTGGAAGTCTGTGGGGACCTCAAGGCGCAGGAAGGACGAGGCACGGTGCCCGTCATGCTGCTCAGCTTCAGCCCCGCGGACGAGGCCTTGATCGCCCATGGGCTGTTGGCAGGGGCCGACGACTTCATCGCGGACGCCGCGCGGCTTCAGGAACTCAGAGCACGCGTGCGGGTGCAACTGCGCCACAAGCGCCACCTGGACACGCTGCAGCGAGTGCGCTCCGAGCGTGATCTGCTCAAGCGCGACGCCCACGTCGATCCCCTGACCGGGCTGTCGAATCGCCGGGCTTTGGAGCGGGGCGCTCAGGATCGCGTCGATGCGCGCGAGCGCTTCGGCGTGTTGTTCATCGACGCCGATCACTTCAAGGCGGTCAACGACCGTTTCGGGCACCAAGTCGGGGACCGAGTGCTGGTAGCCATCGCCGATGTGCTCAAGGCGGGACTGCGGCCGGGGGACTCCGTAGGCCGCTATGGTGGTGAGGAGTTCGTGGTGTTGGTTGCCGGTGCCGGACCCGAGGCTGCGCGGCTCGTGGCCGAGCGATTGCGTCGGTCCGTCGAGAAGCTCGTGCCTCCCGCAGGCGTCGAGGGCGTCACGGTGAGTATCGGCACCGCTGTCTTCGATCCGCGCGACGAGGGCGACACGGCTCAGGCGGCAATGCGGCGCGCCGACGTGGCGCTATATGCCTCCAAAGCCGGAGGACGGAACTGCGTCACGATGTACTCGCCGGCCCAAGAAACCCCGCGGTCATCGCGCCAACCTCAGCGCTCGGCACGAGTGCCGGGCCAGATCTCGGGAGGGACGCGATGA
- a CDS encoding HDOD domain-containing protein, producing the protein MSESVAVQEAVATAQPTPMTDLERELLRRLETGRTALPVLPQVATMAVKLAGDPAANVEELAKLVDTDPPIAARFLSVANSAAYWRGFNTSNTQAAIVRLGLARTRDLLFQVVYANTTRGLKRYQSQVRASFERSVRCAVASRVVASTLGLPQEMDYMCGLLHDIGESRLYRILDSMSPQPKNRAEVERLVQAYHCRAGAEVAMAWRLPAEIVDACAAHHDPEAAASSHVRMVMLADVVIDALTAPQRARFEALGVDEGTELMLMENFRREERSSVRAAVVRT; encoded by the coding sequence ATGAGTGAATCCGTTGCGGTCCAAGAGGCGGTGGCCACAGCGCAACCGACGCCGATGACGGACCTGGAGCGCGAGCTCTTGCGCCGGTTGGAGACGGGGCGAACCGCACTTCCCGTCTTGCCGCAGGTCGCCACCATGGCGGTGAAGCTAGCGGGGGATCCCGCTGCCAACGTGGAGGAGCTGGCCAAGCTGGTCGATACGGACCCGCCCATCGCGGCGCGCTTCCTCTCGGTTGCGAACAGCGCCGCGTACTGGCGGGGTTTCAACACGTCGAACACTCAGGCGGCCATCGTGCGGCTTGGCCTGGCCCGCACCCGCGACTTGCTGTTCCAGGTCGTGTACGCCAACACCACGCGCGGTCTCAAACGCTATCAGAGCCAGGTGCGTGCCTCTTTCGAGCGGAGCGTGCGGTGCGCCGTTGCGTCCCGCGTGGTCGCCAGCACCCTGGGGCTGCCGCAGGAGATGGACTACATGTGTGGCCTGCTTCACGACATTGGTGAGTCGCGGCTGTATCGGATCTTGGACTCCATGTCGCCGCAGCCAAAGAACCGCGCAGAAGTGGAACGCCTGGTTCAGGCCTACCACTGTCGCGCCGGAGCCGAGGTCGCCATGGCCTGGCGCCTGCCTGCAGAGATCGTCGACGCGTGCGCCGCTCACCATGATCCGGAGGCGGCCGCGTCGTCGCATGTGCGCATGGTGATGCTCGCCGACGTCGTCATCGACGCCCTGACCGCGCCCCAACGCGCGCGTTTCGAGGCCTTGGGGGTGGACGAAGGAACGGAGCTGATGCTGATGGAGAACTTCCGCCGCGAGGAGCGCTCCAGTGTTCGCGCCGCAGTGGTAAGGACTTGA
- a CDS encoding serine/threonine-protein kinase gives MGEVTEPQNEVKVIGRYALHAQIARGGMATVHLGRLIGQAGFSRTVAIKRLHPYLAQDPEFVSMLIDEARLAARIRHPNVVVTLDVVALEGELLVVMEYVHGEALSRLLRAAVRKGEQVPPRIASAILSQGLYGLHAAHEATDERGEPLNIVHRDVSPQNLVVGSDGATRVVDFGVAKAAGRLQETREGQLKGKIRYMAPEQLRRGPVDRRADIYAAGVVAWECLTGRRLFDAENEWQIATTIMEGVNEPPSAYGREVSAELDAVILRALAVSPDERFGTAFEMAEALEDAVPPATPREVARWVQEIAKEALTTRAAKLKAIEGLSADLTLPVGEGSEPSYPFTPDSLSLSSKPALPRADEETGTRATEASVISMDEGLEATHAKRRRLQLIAGSVALAVLLLSLVVVLVGRGSADEGPSAADSRVPSPPPSAKPSASVVAEAVPPAPASAPAPPSAAPEPSAAVAPRADKTVPKPTGKGKLAPWPEKTQKPASCNPPFYYDAKGVKVLKPECF, from the coding sequence ATGGGCGAGGTGACCGAACCCCAGAACGAGGTGAAGGTCATTGGGCGTTACGCCCTGCACGCCCAAATCGCGCGCGGTGGCATGGCCACCGTGCACTTGGGCCGCCTGATCGGTCAAGCCGGGTTCTCGCGCACCGTAGCCATCAAGCGTCTGCATCCCTATCTGGCCCAGGATCCCGAGTTCGTGTCGATGCTGATCGACGAGGCGCGCCTTGCAGCTCGCATCCGCCACCCCAACGTCGTGGTCACCCTGGACGTCGTGGCGCTGGAGGGTGAACTGCTCGTGGTGATGGAGTACGTCCATGGCGAGGCGCTATCCCGCCTGCTGCGGGCTGCCGTCCGGAAAGGGGAGCAGGTTCCTCCCCGCATCGCCTCGGCGATTCTGTCCCAAGGGCTCTACGGGCTGCACGCCGCTCACGAGGCGACTGACGAGCGCGGCGAGCCCCTCAACATCGTGCATCGCGACGTCTCGCCGCAGAACTTGGTAGTGGGTAGCGATGGCGCCACCCGCGTAGTCGACTTTGGCGTTGCCAAGGCCGCGGGGCGACTGCAAGAGACGCGTGAGGGGCAACTCAAAGGCAAGATCCGCTACATGGCACCGGAGCAGTTGCGCCGCGGGCCGGTGGATCGACGCGCCGACATCTATGCTGCTGGCGTCGTCGCCTGGGAGTGCCTCACTGGAAGGCGGCTGTTCGATGCCGAGAACGAGTGGCAGATCGCGACCACGATCATGGAGGGAGTGAACGAGCCACCTTCGGCGTACGGGCGCGAAGTGAGCGCGGAGCTGGACGCGGTGATCCTGCGCGCTCTAGCGGTCTCCCCGGACGAGCGCTTCGGGACCGCCTTCGAAATGGCCGAAGCCCTGGAAGACGCGGTTCCACCGGCGACGCCGCGAGAGGTTGCCCGCTGGGTGCAGGAGATCGCGAAGGAGGCGCTCACGACTCGGGCCGCGAAACTCAAGGCCATCGAGGGACTGAGCGCGGACCTGACGTTGCCCGTGGGGGAGGGCAGCGAACCGTCCTACCCGTTCACTCCGGATTCGCTCTCGCTGTCCTCGAAACCGGCTCTCCCGCGTGCCGACGAGGAAACAGGTACTCGCGCGACCGAGGCGTCGGTCATCAGCATGGACGAAGGCTTGGAAGCGACGCACGCCAAGCGGCGCCGGCTGCAGCTGATTGCGGGTTCCGTCGCCCTCGCCGTGTTGCTCCTGAGTCTGGTGGTCGTGCTCGTTGGCCGCGGATCTGCGGATGAGGGGCCGTCGGCCGCGGATTCGCGCGTGCCCTCACCGCCACCCTCAGCCAAGCCCTCCGCCAGCGTCGTGGCCGAGGCGGTTCCGCCCGCGCCTGCTTCGGCACCCGCGCCGCCCTCCGCCGCTCCCGAGCCGAGTGCGGCAGTTGCTCCGCGCGCCGATAAAACGGTGCCAAAGCCGACGGGGAAGGGAAAACTTGCGCCGTGGCCGGAAAAGACGCAAAAACCGGCGTCGTGCAATCCGCCGTTCTACTACGACGCCAAGGGCGTGAAGGTGCTCAAGCCCGAGTGCTTCTGA
- a CDS encoding CocE/NonD family hydrolase produces the protein MRRLGAFVVCGLLLACGEDEPFLTGQPLGGSGGDAGAAGSGGSTSAPFAVRESVEQLHVTHTEPGTKLELVDSGGSVVQSGTTDALGSLVFRQVAPGSGYEVREASAPDQRVDGLTVMSIAGSKPPQSFYDEQKLVAGVNYITVRDGTTLAAYVTLPGPPEKGPYPTVVNYSGYSPAKPGEPIGDFQSLCGNLPVLCDAPNDPSALIAALMGYATVGVNMRGTGCSGGAYDFFEPLQKLDGYDVIEVVAAQDWALHHKVGMTGLSYPGISQLFVAREKPPGLAAITPLSVIGNTLTTLAPGGILNDGFALIWAQQVLDKASAYAQGWEQARVDDGDDVCKENQLLHEQKVDIIQKARDNPFYTPEVVDPINPTDFVGEIEVPVFLACSFQDEQTGPYFFSLLDRFDKASTRKLTVYNGIHPDGFAPQVLIEWSAFLDLYVKQAVPSVPTSVRTLSPLLFNEIFKTQISLPDDRFSSFTSHADALAAYEAEPDVKVIFENGAGTPVGAPIGTFEHSLAAWPPPTTAVRYYLQPDGSLALAAPTDAFAASTFELDPEAGQRGILAPGGQLWDPLPNYAWPELAAGKAVVFDSAALTEDQVMLGSASVDLHLRADVDDADLEVNLSEIREDGQEMYVQSGWLRASHRKLAAASTELWPEHSYAKTDNVALVPGQWESVRVGIPAFAHVFRKGSKIRISVDTPGDSRAEWRFELKAFAGGAHYDIGHDAARPSSIVLPVVNIPVTTPQPACPSLRGQPCRPYVSYSNVPATP, from the coding sequence ATGCGGCGACTGGGAGCTTTCGTAGTCTGTGGTTTGTTGTTGGCCTGCGGTGAGGACGAACCCTTCCTGACGGGTCAACCCTTGGGCGGCAGTGGAGGGGACGCAGGCGCCGCGGGCAGCGGTGGCTCGACGAGTGCACCCTTCGCGGTGCGCGAGAGTGTCGAACAGCTGCACGTCACCCACACCGAGCCTGGAACGAAGCTCGAGCTCGTGGACAGCGGTGGCAGCGTGGTGCAGAGCGGAACGACGGACGCGCTTGGTAGTCTTGTCTTTCGTCAAGTCGCGCCGGGGTCGGGCTACGAGGTGCGCGAGGCGAGTGCACCTGACCAGCGCGTAGACGGGCTGACAGTGATGAGCATCGCGGGCAGCAAGCCGCCGCAGAGCTTCTACGACGAGCAGAAGCTGGTCGCGGGGGTGAACTACATCACGGTGCGAGACGGCACGACCCTCGCGGCCTACGTCACGCTTCCCGGCCCTCCCGAGAAGGGGCCGTATCCAACCGTGGTCAACTACTCGGGCTACTCGCCGGCGAAACCGGGTGAGCCGATTGGGGACTTCCAGTCTCTGTGCGGCAACTTGCCGGTGCTGTGCGATGCGCCGAACGATCCCAGCGCGCTGATTGCGGCGCTGATGGGATACGCCACCGTCGGCGTCAACATGCGGGGAACGGGCTGCTCCGGCGGCGCCTACGACTTCTTCGAACCACTGCAGAAGCTCGATGGCTATGACGTGATCGAGGTGGTTGCCGCCCAGGACTGGGCTCTTCACCACAAGGTGGGCATGACCGGGCTCTCCTATCCGGGGATCTCGCAGCTGTTCGTGGCACGGGAGAAGCCGCCGGGTCTCGCAGCGATCACGCCGCTGTCGGTGATCGGGAACACGCTGACGACGCTGGCGCCCGGCGGCATCTTGAACGACGGCTTCGCGCTGATCTGGGCGCAGCAAGTGCTCGACAAGGCCAGCGCCTACGCCCAGGGCTGGGAGCAAGCACGCGTCGACGATGGCGACGACGTCTGCAAAGAAAACCAACTGCTGCACGAGCAGAAGGTGGACATCATTCAGAAGGCTCGGGACAACCCGTTCTACACGCCTGAGGTCGTCGACCCGATCAACCCGACGGATTTCGTTGGCGAGATCGAGGTGCCGGTGTTCCTCGCTTGCAGCTTCCAGGACGAGCAAACCGGTCCGTATTTCTTCTCCCTTCTCGATCGCTTCGACAAGGCGTCTACCCGCAAACTGACGGTCTACAACGGGATCCACCCCGATGGGTTCGCACCGCAGGTGTTGATCGAGTGGTCGGCATTCCTGGATCTGTACGTGAAACAGGCCGTGCCTTCGGTTCCCACTTCGGTGCGCACACTGAGCCCGCTCCTGTTCAACGAGATCTTCAAGACGCAGATCTCGCTGCCTGACGATCGCTTCTCGAGCTTCACCAGTCATGCGGACGCGCTGGCGGCCTACGAGGCCGAGCCAGACGTGAAGGTGATCTTCGAGAACGGCGCGGGCACGCCCGTCGGGGCGCCGATCGGTACCTTCGAACACTCCCTGGCAGCCTGGCCGCCTCCGACCACCGCGGTTCGCTACTATTTGCAGCCAGACGGAAGCTTGGCGCTTGCGGCGCCCACGGACGCCTTTGCCGCCAGTACCTTCGAGCTGGATCCGGAAGCGGGACAGCGGGGCATCTTGGCACCTGGCGGCCAACTCTGGGATCCCTTGCCGAACTACGCCTGGCCGGAACTCGCGGCTGGCAAGGCCGTGGTGTTCGACTCGGCCGCGCTGACCGAGGACCAGGTCATGCTCGGCTCCGCGAGCGTGGATTTGCATTTGCGGGCGGATGTCGACGACGCGGACCTCGAGGTGAACTTGAGCGAGATCCGCGAAGACGGACAGGAGATGTACGTGCAGAGCGGCTGGTTGCGCGCCAGTCATCGCAAGCTTGCTGCCGCGTCCACGGAGCTATGGCCGGAGCACTCCTACGCGAAGACCGACAACGTTGCCTTGGTTCCCGGGCAGTGGGAGTCCGTGCGGGTCGGGATCCCTGCCTTTGCCCACGTGTTCCGTAAGGGATCGAAGATCCGCATTTCCGTGGACACCCCGGGGGACAGCCGAGCGGAGTGGCGTTTCGAACTCAAAGCGTTTGCAGGTGGGGCCCATTACGACATCGGTCACGACGCGGCCCGGCCCTCGAGCATCGTCCTGCCCGTCGTGAACATTCCCGTGACCACGCCGCAGCCGGCGTGTCCGTCCTTGCGCGGGCAGCCCTGTCGGCCCTATGTCAGCTACAGCAACGTCCCGGCCACGCCCTGA
- a CDS encoding MBL fold metallo-hydrolase yields MASLFLKQLLVGRDLAQGDAVAEGMQNFVYLVGDADTRQCLVIDPAWDVAGLVQLVREQEFELVGALATHYHPDHIGGSMFGFSVQGLARLLELAPCPVHAHRLEADGIVKVTGLSKNDIVPHDSGDTIQVGDVEVKLLHTPGHTPGSSCFRVKDALLAGDTLFLQGCGRVDLPGGDPEEMRRTLTQRLAPLADEIVLYPGHAYGGESAPLGDVRRFNPYFPPPAPSSD; encoded by the coding sequence ATGGCAAGCTTGTTTCTGAAGCAACTCCTGGTGGGGCGTGACCTGGCCCAAGGCGACGCGGTCGCCGAAGGCATGCAGAACTTCGTGTACCTGGTGGGGGATGCGGACACCCGACAGTGCTTGGTGATCGACCCCGCCTGGGACGTGGCCGGACTGGTGCAACTGGTGCGTGAACAGGAGTTCGAGTTGGTCGGCGCCCTGGCCACTCACTATCACCCCGACCACATTGGGGGCTCGATGTTCGGCTTCAGCGTGCAGGGGCTCGCCCGGCTGCTCGAACTCGCGCCTTGTCCAGTGCACGCTCACCGGTTGGAAGCGGACGGCATCGTCAAGGTCACCGGACTCTCCAAAAACGATATCGTGCCTCACGATTCCGGCGACACCATCCAAGTGGGCGACGTCGAGGTGAAGCTCTTGCACACGCCTGGCCATACGCCGGGCTCCTCGTGCTTTCGCGTGAAGGACGCGCTGCTCGCGGGCGACACGCTGTTTCTCCAGGGTTGCGGACGCGTGGACTTGCCCGGCGGAGATCCCGAGGAAATGCGTCGCACCTTGACGCAGCGCCTCGCGCCCCTCGCGGACGAGATCGTGCTCTACCCGGGACACGCCTACGGAGGCGAAAGCGCTCCCCTCGGCGACGTACGTCGATTCAACCCCTACTTCCCGCCGCCCGCGCCAAGCAGCGACTGA
- a CDS encoding protein kinase: protein MKPGSVIAGKYRLVRRLGEGAMGAVWEAVNELTERSFAIKLIHHSALHGEELRARMFREARAAGRLQHPNVIELYDVGQTDDGDPFLVMELLRGETLEQLLERKRQLPVNLACAIGIQVARALTAAHGAGIVHRDLKPANIFLHRQPDGAVLVKVLDFGVSKLSSEQNATATSTGAAIGSPAYMSPEQAVGAPDVDGRSDLWSIGVLLLEAIGGAPAFGGDTVYAVVGNILHGPLPRLHALEPNADSRVDALVARCIVRDRAARIASARELAAELEVLLPTTAEAVLQDLDEDPTLAREPRHGGRVGHDSAIATKPYVRPIYPSETDLEGSDGRAAAAASVLLTAPPDLIRNEPAPSSRRLALPLLIGLGALIVTLTVGVGIVVLSTKSEPAVAVSAAPSPLGAPALSMSEPMIAPAPPTMGAAPSAPPEPSVTPTVSAAPTASAAPTSTPKPKPWVAPRARPTPQPAAGCPAGKAYFDAKGNMRCRP from the coding sequence ATGAAGCCCGGGAGCGTCATCGCCGGCAAATACCGCCTCGTGCGCCGCTTGGGCGAGGGCGCCATGGGGGCAGTGTGGGAAGCCGTGAACGAGCTGACCGAGCGTTCCTTCGCGATCAAGTTGATCCACCACTCGGCGCTCCACGGCGAGGAACTTCGCGCCCGAATGTTCCGCGAGGCCCGCGCCGCCGGACGCTTGCAGCATCCGAACGTGATCGAACTCTACGACGTCGGACAGACCGACGACGGCGATCCGTTTCTAGTGATGGAACTCCTACGGGGAGAGACCCTCGAGCAACTCCTCGAGCGCAAGCGCCAGCTCCCGGTGAATCTCGCGTGCGCCATCGGCATTCAGGTCGCACGAGCCCTGACGGCTGCACACGGCGCGGGCATCGTTCATCGCGACCTCAAGCCCGCAAACATCTTCCTGCATCGGCAACCCGACGGTGCCGTCCTGGTGAAAGTGCTCGATTTCGGCGTCAGCAAGCTTTCCTCGGAGCAGAACGCGACGGCGACCAGCACGGGCGCGGCCATCGGTTCCCCAGCCTACATGAGCCCCGAACAGGCGGTGGGCGCGCCGGACGTGGACGGCAGGAGCGATCTCTGGTCTATCGGGGTGCTGCTGTTGGAAGCGATCGGCGGCGCACCCGCCTTCGGTGGCGACACCGTCTACGCTGTCGTCGGCAACATCCTCCATGGACCGCTGCCACGGTTGCATGCCCTGGAACCCAACGCCGACTCGCGCGTGGACGCCTTGGTGGCGCGCTGCATCGTGCGAGATCGCGCTGCGCGAATCGCGTCGGCCCGAGAGTTGGCAGCGGAGTTGGAAGTGCTGCTACCAACGACGGCCGAAGCGGTACTGCAGGATCTGGACGAGGATCCCACCCTCGCCCGGGAACCCCGCCACGGCGGGCGGGTCGGGCACGACTCGGCCATCGCTACCAAGCCTTACGTTCGACCGATCTATCCGAGCGAGACCGACCTGGAGGGCAGCGATGGCCGAGCAGCGGCGGCCGCGAGCGTACTCCTGACGGCGCCGCCAGACCTGATCCGCAACGAACCGGCCCCGAGTTCCCGTCGACTCGCTCTCCCGCTGTTGATTGGGCTGGGCGCGCTCATCGTCACTCTCACCGTGGGCGTGGGCATCGTGGTGCTTTCGACGAAGTCCGAGCCGGCGGTAGCCGTCAGCGCAGCGCCATCTCCCCTCGGAGCGCCCGCACTGAGCATGAGCGAACCCATGATTGCTCCCGCTCCGCCCACCATGGGCGCCGCTCCGTCGGCTCCCCCCGAACCCAGCGTGACTCCCACCGTATCGGCGGCGCCGACTGCATCGGCGGCGCCGACCTCAACGCCCAAGCCCAAACCCTGGGTGGCCCCGCGCGCGCGACCGACCCCGCAACCCGCGGCGGGGTGCCCAGCGGGGAAAGCCTACTTCGACGCCAAGGGGAACATGAGGTGCCGGCCCTGA